One Triticum dicoccoides isolate Atlit2015 ecotype Zavitan chromosome 3B, WEW_v2.0, whole genome shotgun sequence genomic window, cagtttacacccccggtcatattgttccggtgcttaggcgaagccctatgaggattacttcaccatcaccatcaccatgccgtcgtgctgacgtaactcatctacaacctcgacaccttgctggatcaagaaggcgaggacgtcaccgagctgaacgtgtgcagaactcggaggtgatgtacgttcggtactcgatcggtggagCGTGAATAAAGtttggctacatcaaccgcgttgtgaaacgcttccgcttacgatctacgagggtacgtagacacactccccccctcgttgctatgcatctccatggatagatcattgcgtgtacataggaaattttttgttttccatgcaatcttTCCCAACAGCAGGAGCACGCCCCGTCCCGTCAAATTGATGAATGTTGTGCGCCCAACTGATGCACCGattttgaaaaggctgaagcgaaaAATATCAAGGTCATTTATTAAATATCACACATTCATTACAAACAAAACCATACAGAAATATGAAATTACATCCAAATATTTGGGGGTCCAAATTTTCTTCCTCATGTCTCAATTGGTGGTGCATCGTGAGCATAGCTCGAAGCTGCCTTTGTGCCTCTGCCTCAGCAGAGTAAACTTTGTTAAACTCAAAAGCCCATAGAAGCAACGATCAGGAAGTCATCAATGCAGACTAGAAAAACTTGGGCGCCTGTGATCTGCAAAGCTAATCGCCACCTTTGACTATAAAGCGCTGATGGAACCCTATAGAAACTTCAAAGATCACGAACATCCGCCGAATCCAGACGGATCCACCAGGAACCTAAATCAACCGGATCCTAGAAGAACCGTCAGAGACAAGACTCCACATGCACTCTGGCGGTGATAAACACACCAACGAAACAGAGAAATAGTGGGGAGAACATTATTCCTAGATGGGGACATTGCCACCCTCAAACCGAACTCAAAGACTCTTACAGAAAACCTAGAAACAAATCACCCAACCCGTCCAAGACGATGCCGCGACATCCTCTTCTCTGGTGACCTGGTCAGGTCAGGACGCCGTTGAAGATCATCGGGCTGGATCACCAATGCCGCTGTCAGGCATTGCCCGTCGAGAGCCACAACTCGACCACGCATCATCTTTGTCATCATGCCGAGAAAtttgttgagtatatatgaaaaaaTATACATTTAGATATTTTCTAATTCTTCTGGGGAAAAATTTATGTAAGTTTTGCCTCTGGTccattttagtctgcatataagtttgtCTGATGTCagacttatatgcagactaaaatgaccaacaaatcttatatgcggactaaaaatgAAGTAATAAGTATGTCCATTTAACCATCGGTAAATTGTTCAAGAAATATGCTCATGCATGTTTAAGTtagtttttcaaatttgaaaactagccTTTTGAGATTTTTTTTATTATCTCCGACTCATCCTTATAATTTTAACTTTGGCCTTTTCCAAACCGAAGGGTTGCGGCTCGGTGGGGATGTGACGCGTGCTGCATGCAGCTGCTCCTGCTGGCGTGGGGTGCGTGAGTTTTTCAACAGCTGGCATTCATCGTTACTCCCTTCGTTGCTAAGTTTTCTAAAATTAGCAAAACGCGTGAatttatactttaaaatatgtctacatacatccatacatAGCCAATATTAAAATCTTAGTTAAGTTTTCTAAAATTAGCAAAACGCATGAatttatactctaaaatatgtcaagATACATCCCTACATAGCCAATATTGAAATCTTAGAAGAAACTTATATTTCGAAACGGAGGCACctttttctcctccccctcttccgtTCCATTTGAACACTCTCCTCCGACTTACCTCATCTCATGTCCTCCCTCGGCCGCCGCTCTTGCTCTGTTcctccgtagatagatctggtaACCATCGAATCCTTGCTCTAGTCTGTTCATTTCTTTATGCAGCTGTTGTTTCATTTTCAGTCTCCTTCACGCTGCATCTTCCCTTGTTTTTTTGCAGGCCATCTAGAAGGAGAGGCGCGCTCATGTCGCAGGAACCGGAGCGTGCGGCGATGGCGGCCGCGTCCGGCGAGCTTCCGCCTGCTGCTAGAAGGGAGATGAAAGATCCGGGTTTTGCAGAATCCTCTCCGGCGGTCCAGGCCATGGCGGCTGAAGACGGGTGGTCCACGCTTCCGGGCGATCTCGTCCGCCGCATCGCCAACTCCTTCCTCGACGAAAACGACCTCGACTGGTACATGGACTACCGCGCCGTGTGCACCGGCTGGCGCGCCGCCACCGACGACCCCAGGAGCGACGCCTCCGACCCCCGCTTTCGCCCGAGTCAGTGGATCGTCCTCGACGAGGTCTTCCAGAGTGAAGCCAATCTGCTCCTATTGAACAGCAGCACCGGTCGCTTCCTCCGCAAGAATTTTCCGCAGCTCGGCGATTACCACGTCGTGGCCACCACTCTCGACTGCTACTTCGTTCTCGCGGAAAAAACCGCTCCTCACGCCGCCCGCGTCCTCAACCCTCTTACCGGCGTCGTGATCCGTTTCGCGGCGCCCGTGCCCCCCGATGTGGGAATCGCTGATGTCCTTTTCCCCCACGGCTCTTCGCTCCGGCTCGCCGTCTTCTCCGACTCATCTCGCAAGGCTTACTCAGCGGCTCCTCACAGTAAAAGTTTCGTCAGATACAACCATAAGCAGCCATCAGCTTACGATTTCTTCCGGAAGGCGGTCGTGGGTGGTGTCTACGCAAGCTTTTCTGAAGCATCCGTAGTTCATGAGATGATTATTTGCTTAGGCAAATTTCTGCCGGTTAATCTTGCTCCTGTGACCGAGATTTTCTCCCTTGATCTTCCTGGGCATGGGTACGGCATGCGGTGTTTCCTAGTGGATTTGCATGGGCATATATGTATCGTCATGAAGATCTTGAATCCACAGGGAGTCTTGGCTCTCTTTGCTCTTCAATATGACACCGAGACAAGTGAGCTCTGCCGTCTGAAGACCCCAGACAGATATGCCATCTTCATCGGTGACTACAGGTGCTTCTCCGTCGATGTTGATGAGTTCCCAGGAACTGAGCCAGACTGTGTGTACTACACTGAACATTTGGGTTCATCCGCTCATATCTGCAAGTGCAACATCAATGATAACAAAATGGAGAGGATCTCTGAAGCTGCTGATTTTGTGAAGCAGGACAAGAAGTTTGTCCTGGTCGCTGACCGTCCTTACACCATCATCCACCTTCTCGCCAGCTACACCATCAACAACCCGGACTCTCAACTGGCCTTGCAACAGATTCCATAAGGCGTCGGCAGATCGGATAGTGATTTCGATCCGACAAGACATTTGTTAAGTAATTCTTCATGTTTCCCTTCTAGTCTTTCGATTAGTTATTATGGTTATTATGCCTTGCCTGGTTAAGAGTAAGAAACAGGTAGATTCTATGTTAGATCACCTTTAGTGGAAGTGCAATTTGATGTCCTAATTGGTACTATTTGGTATCAACCTAATGCGACATCTATTATATATCGTGCTTGATGGATGCTATCTTATTTAGATGTGTCCACTAGTTCTTCTCTTGTATTACTACTTCCTAGCAAATGCAATGTGGTTCTTAATTTCTGGTAGTAGTAAATGTTGGCCCAATGTTTGTCAACTTCTGGATTTTGCTCTTTCAATGGAACCATCTTTGCAATTTCATTTACTGTACAAGAAATGGTGTTAGATTTGCTTACTGACGGTTTATCGAGCTGCTGTACAATGTGGCCTGGGCATACAACAGGGTATGAAAGGAATCTTTCATCTATTTTTGTTATGCTCTAATACGTCTATGCTTGATTCCCTTGAACTAATTGCATTTGTACGTAGTTTGTTCGTTGCATTTATGGGCATTACTAAAGAAACACAATCTGCAGCATGAATGTTGTTAAAGAACTAAACTAAAGATGTTCTCTGCTTATAAATATTTGTCACGCAGTTGGCCGTTGCTGTTTCTACAAGGGTATTGTAGATTCTGTATCTTTTTTGTACTACATTTACATAGATTTTATCCTGTTTAGACAATGCGTGTGTCCACCTGATCACCGAATCAGAGAAGTAGATCGACTATCAGGAGCTCAAAATGTCCTTGTACTGCTACAACAGTAAGCAGAGAACAGATGTTGGAAGTAACATAGGCTAGTGGATGAACTACTCTGAAACATCAGTTCTAACCATACCTTGTATGATTTCTTCTTCATCTAGAACTGCAGCGCCGTCGGTTTGTTGTCAGAGAACGATGTGTTTAGGCGTTTCTTAGTTGTAGCTGCAGTTGATGGGTCAATCATTCAGTTTGCTTCTACTATAGATTCTATCCTCAGGCAACTGCTGGACACTTGAAGTCTGCATTTTGAGATCATCAATGTACTCAAATAGCATATCAATTGCTTTTTTCTTTCTAATTATCAGCTTGGTAGAAGGTTAGTGGTTCAGTCTCCAAGTATACAATTTTCAACACTAGCTCAAATCTTAACTCCAAGTGGTTGTTCAGGCTAGTGTTTTTATTTCAGACGGGTTACATTTGAAACTCTGATTTCTTCTTCTAAAGAACTATTCTAAAAACCAAAAAGAGAAGAAGATACTAAACAAATATGGATGCAAGTATTTACATAGTTTATTTGGAATGGAGTATCTGCATGCATGACATTATAAACACTACAACAAAACGGCATATCACTGACCTGCTATTAAGCAATCTACACTGATGGGCTACCCTGCCCGTCTGATGAACAGAAAACCCACGGACCTGTCCAGGCCCGCATCACCTATGGTCTTTGGCGACTAGCTCTTCTTCCATCCTCCGCTTACCACTATGACTTAATAACTCTTTTTTCAAGCGGAGGTGGCAAATAGACTACAGAAGCAACAGTAATATATAAGTTTCACATTATGTCTTATATGTGGAATGTAAAATATCTATCTAAAAGTACGCCATCATCTTTCAAGTTTATAAATATAATTGTGTGATCCAAATATAACAATGTAATAATTTTGACAATGATTGTAGCTTAGTGTATACCATTATGATGCAAGTATCCACATGCTAGATGAATGTAAAACTATGTATGGGCATTGATACGCCTAAGAAACTAGTGATATTGCAAGGAAATCCACCAAAAATAAAGTTCGTATACTTTGGGAACTCGACCATTATTAatattatttttttgcttgtaggaGAGATATAGTACCCCGAAGGCATGTATATAGAATCTTACCAAGAAGTCATAAAATAAATACACAGAATAGCAAGTACAATTATATGTGTGCATAGCACACCACTGGAATGACTGATTGACCATCATCCAAGTATTTATAGCATATTGCCGCTAAAACATAAAAGAGCATGCCAACAATATTAAGTTGGGTGAGGATTTCGCTGCACTGAAGATGTTCTACTACAAGTGATATATCATAAAGACATAAACGAGAAATGATGTATACTGAATTGTAAGTTATGTTCAGTCACATAAGCGGTAGGAACTTAAATTGGTGGTATTCAGCCTACTGCTCATGCTAGAAAAATAGCGCAAGTATACATTTGAGTTATCAAGAGTTAATATCCACGAGATAAAAAATTGAAGGCTACATCATTTGCTCAGAAATAACTAGATAAAGCTAGGAACAAATTAAATATGATACTAGAAAAGAAAGTACTACCAACTCATCAGCAAATTTGGTGCTCCCTTCATTGTCATAGTTATAGTCCTTTGCCGCCCAAGAGGGTCTTGAAGGATGAATGTCTTATCAGTCACCCAATGCTTGCCATCATCTTGAGGTATATCCGCTACATTATTGGATGTAGCTCTAGGCCTCTACCAATGGACATGTTCGCAAAAAAGTGATTTGTCCAATTTTCTTTTGAAGTTCTTCTTATTTCATTTTCGTAGGAATAAGTATACATTTCACGCAATAACCACACTGCACAACATATCTATCAACGGTGATTTTTTGAAACCATGTGCGAATATTTGCCTTCTCATGACTTTTTGAAATGGAGACTTAATCCTAGCAAAACTAAATATTAATAAATTTGGGAGAAAAGAAGAAAAGTTATGTTTTGCTAACTTGTCCATGGGGTGGAAGCCTGGAGGTAGATTTGATGATCCAACGGATATAGTCAAGTTTTTGATGATTGATAAACTATGTATTGCTCAAGCCTCTGGGCTGGGAAGGGACGATAAATATAAACATTCAAAGGAGCACAAAATTAGCTGAGGTGTGAGTAATTTTTTTTTCAATACGATAATTAGTTTGTTTCCCAACTTTATATAGTTATTTCAAACAACTTATGGTGCGGTTGCTTTCTTATTCCGTGGGTCTTAACTCTTGTGaactcagatgcatattttctctaTGTTTTATAGTATGACCCGTAGGTTGAATACCACAGATTTAATTTCTAGTCAATCATATATTGCTTGCAGTAGAAAATCCACAATATAATTAAATCCCCATCCAACTTTATATTGTTGACATGCTCATTTGTGTTTTAGGGACGTCATGCAAGAATCTATTTTCATGGATAATCATTTATTCACGTGGTTTTCTATGCACCTATATAGCATGTATTTGCTACTCCGTGTATGTACTATATGTCTTCTTGATAACATTATATACATGCTTTCACTTACCATCTCTCTACTACAAGAAAAAATGAAATCAATCGCGGTGTGGTTGCAAAGTATGCcaatttttatttggtcaactTCTCTTAATGTCTTGGAGAATGATCTAAACATATCAAATCATTTAATTCCTATCCAAATATATTTAACCATTTATGTTCACATGATAAACATGTTTAGATCAGTTTTCCCTAGTAATAATGATGGACATACCCTCTAATTACTATTCAAATATATCAAAACTCTTTGTGTTCACAAGTTAGATGTGTTCAAATCAATATAGAAAGAGTGAAGTGTCTCTAGACAAGAAATCCTactcttcctttttattttctctgttGCCCAAGCCCTTTCTCTCCATACCCACGTAGTTGAATCCTCCCTTATGCTTAGGAGCCCACCCACAAGAATGACCTTCATTTCCGACGCCACCCGTGACACCCCGCTTCTTGATAAAGGGAGAAGAGGAGTACCCCTCCAACTAATACCCTCTTTCGCATATTGCCTCCTCATTTGTAGGCACTGTGAAAACAATTGGCAAAGCTAGTATATATTTACATATTAACCATGAAATTTCAAATGATGACCGCGTGGTTCCATTTAGTTTCATGAAATTTATCTCTTGACCATGCATGAACACAAGGATAGTAGGACAATTATCATGTAACGATTTATAATAAGCTTCAATAAATATCTTAGTTTTCATCAAAATGAGCAACAAGGGTCCAATACCAAACAATAAAGGAAAATCTATACCAACTTAGACATCTTTCATATGTTAGAAAAATcgccaaataagattcaaataaccaGTCGTATTTAATTATGGCTGGAAGTAGATTTGAGGCCCACGAATTAAGAAGATGGGAAGACATTATGCAAAAGGGGagtagcctcctcctcctctccctgcaTTTGGGACAGGGGGTGATGAGCTCGATAGCGGGGTAAAAAATGAGGGCCATTACTGTGGGTGGTCACAAACTATAAGGGCATATTCAACTAGTAGGGTAGGGACACATAAGGTTGTGGGAGTGGAGGGAGAATAGGGACGAATGGATTTTTTGTCTCAAGACTCTTCTCTTTGTAATACAAATCTGAACACATCGAACCTGTGAACAAAGATAGCCATGATATATGATGGGAGACGTTGAATTTGATTCCTCAAACACAATGGTAACCATTTTCATGGACAACTTGTACCAAAATTATCGGGATCGGGCTAATTTTTTTTCTCAAATGCCTAACCCAGAGCCCGAAGATGACGAAACATAAACATAGATTATAGTGGTTTTAAATTATTAAACACAATAATTAGTTCAAAGGAGAAATGAACTATATTGTTCAGAAGTCGGACTTTTCCCAAGCATGGGTAGCATCATAGGGTCTTTTAGGCTCAGCATATATGAAGTAGGTTCTAAAAAATATCTTTACTAACCATGGAAGCAATGTGTGGTGCTTGGAATCTATGAAAATTTGTTGCCAAAATACTGTATTGTTTCAAATGTCTTTTATATGGAGAAAAAAATCTAAGTAGGCGGCTTATGAAAATACCACATTGCAAAGAATACCTTATACATAAATGCATGCCATTGTTGTAATAGTTAAAAGGCGAAGTAGATAAGCAATCATTGTAAAGACTTGGTATTCTTGTTCTTTAATCAAAACCATACATGGAAATAATGAGTGTAGTACCTTTCTAGGACTTATTTTAATAAACTTTCATGACGAAAAGGATTAAGGGTAACGAGTTTCTAAGAGTGAAGGAATCATCACCAAAAAAGAAAAGGAATCTTACCAAGTGGGCATGCCTAGTTAGTCACGAACACTCatcacttgggtcctttataagaaaAACTAGAAAAGAAACATATACTTCTAATGGAAACATATCATAGACATCCTATGGTATAAGAGCACGTTTCCACCATTATATGTATTTGTTCCCACATTACATCAAATATATTCCATCGCATATGAATTTTCTTTATGCAAAATGATTACAATATTGGTGAATTTGGCCGAATATATCAAAAATGTGTTTGTATGTAAAATATTTTTAGATATTTTTAGTGCCTATAGAAAAGTAATTCATCTCAAAAGATTCCCCATCTAATTCTTGATAATTGTTCAATAATAATTCAAATAACAATCTTACTTATGCTTCCTTAGTTTATGTGCAAAAGCACATTTTACTACCAGAAAAAAATTATATAGGTGGTGAAAACAGTGAATAATTTCTACAATATATGGACTCTGATAAAATTCTACCAACAAACCATATAAAACCCATTACGGTATTGACACATAAAAGGTAAAAAAATATAGGGAATAAACAAAAGAAAccaaaataaaagtgaaacaaaAATTCAAGGAATTAAATAAGAAATAAGAAGTAGCAATAGAAAAAGTTCCACCAGGACGGCTCCATAGACAGCCCACGGGGCGCAGTAGGGTGAGGAGCGGCTATACCACGCTTGCTGCAAGGTGTACAGTTCTGTCGCCTCAGGTGCCCTATAAATGTTTCTCAAGAAAACATGTTCCCACATTTCAGAAAACTGTATGTGATATTTTAAAACAATTATACAATATAAAATAAATGTTTGTGTAATTAAAAACTATATTTCTTACGATTCAGAAAAATGtatgatattttaaaaaaaatcatgcattTCAAAACATGTGTTCTTGAGATTAACAAAATGTTATACAATTTAAaaataatgttcatgttgtagaaaaaatTGGTTTCGTATCATTAAAAAACTGTTGAAAATGTATTTGAAACAATGTTAAAAAACGTATAATTTTGAAAAAATTAATCATGTATTTAGAGAATTGTTAAAAATTTATAAAAAATGTCCctgatgtatttgaaaaatgtacaGTGTGTTTGAAGAAGATAGACATCAAAATATATCTTTAAAACTATTAATtatgtatttcaaaaatatttaaTTTCTATACAAAATTTAGGTGTATAAGAAAAATTTACAATGTGTATGAAACTAGACAtttcttaaaaaaagaaaaaaaataaaagttagaaaatataaaaaatacttagAAAGAAACACAGTAAACCAACACAAAAAAAGCTTGAAAACCGAGACAAAACCATTCAAAACTGACACAGAAACCCATAAAAACAAAAGAATAGTGGGAAAGGACAAAAAGAAGAAAGAATGAAAAGGAGAAAATAGTAGAAAATCGGTAAAAGCGTAAAAGAAACGCAAGAAACAAAAAGGAGCTAGAAAGGTTCTAAAAGCGGTGCAAACCTGTCTATAGAACCTTTCTAAAACCGAATTAATGGGTCAGCCCATGAACCCCTGCGATAGAGGTGAGGCTATTGTCGGTCTCGCAATAGGCGAGAAATAGCCATGGGGAGCATGGCGGGCCACACTTTTTCTAACAACTAGCAAGGAgtccgtgcattgcaacggaaccacaataaaattagctctgccatGGCTCAAAGTTTGTTAAATATTTCTACAGGGAGATTGACAACAGGGCATTGTGGAGGAGCAGCCGACATGGAGGGTGTATGGAGGAGACGGGAGGATGTTGCAGTGGGTTCTAGAGTTTGGACTCCATCTTCAGGAACCTTCGCCTCCCCAGGTCCAAGCATTTCAGAGGTGGATTTACCGTTCAAACACCTGCTGTTCGGTGCAATAATTCCAAACTTACGAGACCAAATACCTCCCCAGGTCCAAGCATTAAAGATCACTAAAGATGCTACCACCACTATCCTGTCATCGGTTTTCTGTGATGTTTTCCATTCCTCTATGTAAATAGCCAAATATATCAGTttcaaaaaacatcttatattaagttGCGGAGGGAGTACAAGTTTGGTCGAATAAAATTTGAGCAAAGCACTCTTTGGGTACGTCTTGAGCAGTCACTGTCATTGTGATATCATGTTACAA contains:
- the LOC119279996 gene encoding uncharacterized protein LOC119279996, which codes for MAAASGELPPAARREMKDPGFAESSPAVQAMAAEDGWSTLPGDLVRRIANSFLDENDLDWYMDYRAVCTGWRAATDDPRSDASDPRFRPSQWIVLDEVFQSEANLLLLNSSTGRFLRKNFPQLGDYHVVATTLDCYFVLAEKTAPHAARVLNPLTGVVIRFAAPVPPDVGIADVLFPHGSSLRLAVFSDSSRKAYSAAPHSKSFVRYNHKQPSAYDFFRKAVVGGVYASFSEASVVHEMIICLGKFLPVNLAPVTEIFSLDLPGHGYGMRCFLVDLHGHICIVMKILNPQGVLALFALQYDTETSELCRLKTPDRYAIFIGDYRCFSVDVDEFPGTEPDCVYYTEHLGSSAHICKCNINDNKMERISEAADFVKQDKKFVLVADRPYTIIHLLASYTINNPDSQLALQQIP